A portion of the Cellulophaga algicola DSM 14237 genome contains these proteins:
- a CDS encoding 3-keto-disaccharide hydrolase encodes MKVYTSTLSLLLVLLVSSVATRINAQDKSPLIGRWDMVIQQEGKELPSWLEITKSGSATLVGRFVYAFGSSRPIAEVKVKNEVFSFVIPRQWEPGDKDMKFEGSLAGTTLSGTMVYSDGKKYKWTATPAKVAVYNEAIVWGAPKALFNGTSLNGWSAMGDNQWIVKDGILTSPKSGSNLVSDEKFLNFKLHVEFKYPAGSNSGIYLRGRHEVQIEDNIGLEPSNILFGGIYGFLTPNEMMAKPAGEWQSYDITLNGNRVSIIANGKAIITDQIIPGITGGALDSKEAEVGPLLIQGDHGPVEFRSIVVTPELK; translated from the coding sequence ATGAAAGTTTACACTTCAACACTATCCTTACTTTTAGTGCTACTGGTTTCTTCAGTCGCTACTAGAATAAATGCACAAGATAAAAGTCCGCTTATTGGTCGGTGGGATATGGTTATCCAACAAGAAGGCAAAGAACTACCTTCTTGGTTAGAGATTACAAAATCTGGTAGCGCTACTTTAGTAGGAAGGTTTGTATATGCTTTTGGCAGTTCTAGGCCTATAGCCGAAGTAAAAGTAAAAAACGAGGTCTTTAGTTTTGTTATTCCACGACAATGGGAACCAGGCGATAAAGACATGAAGTTTGAAGGTTCATTAGCGGGTACTACACTTTCTGGAACTATGGTGTATTCCGATGGAAAAAAATACAAATGGACAGCTACACCAGCAAAAGTGGCGGTATATAATGAAGCTATTGTCTGGGGAGCACCAAAAGCACTTTTCAATGGGACTAGTCTAAACGGATGGAGCGCTATGGGGGATAATCAATGGATTGTGAAAGACGGAATTTTAACGAGTCCAAAATCTGGCTCTAATTTAGTGTCTGATGAAAAGTTCTTAAATTTTAAGTTACACGTAGAGTTTAAATATCCAGCAGGAAGCAATAGTGGTATTTATTTGCGTGGGCGTCATGAAGTGCAAATTGAAGATAATATAGGCTTAGAACCTTCTAATATTTTATTTGGAGGTATTTATGGGTTTCTAACGCCAAATGAGATGATGGCGAAACCAGCAGGGGAGTGGCAGTCTTATGATATTACCCTAAACGGAAACCGAGTGAGTATTATCGCAAATGGGAAAGCCATTATTACCGATCAAATAATCCCAGGAATTACTGGTGGAGCCTTAGATAGTAAAGAAGCAGAAGTAGGCCCTTTGTTAATTCAGGGAGATCATGGCCCAGTAGAATTTAGGAGTATTGTAGTTACGCCAGAATTAAAGTAA